TCTCCCTGCTGCTTGCAGACATtcttactgtatgtcattaGAGTGAATAGAATCAGGCCAAGGAAAGGCTGATACCACAGGACTGATCATTTTCATCACACTGTTATAGGAACATCGTGTTCATGGCATAACTGTTTCTTTCAATAATTGTCTCAGCCATCTCTCACACAAATTTGTGGTAGATTGGAAACACAATAGCACATGAAACTAGGCTGTATCATAATCATATCCACCAGAGTCTGCTGATCCGAATAGCTGAATATCAACTTTTTCCAAGAAATCCtgaaatgagcttttttttctaAGAAGTCTTGTGGACTTTATCTATCTCTGCTGGATTCAGTTCAACAgatatgtttttagtttgtgaagaaaaacacacacagttacttTTGTGAgcattgagtttttattttaattactagGTTTTAGAAAACATCAGCACTTTGAAGCTTGTAGCATGGAATCCATTTGTAACAACTCACACATAAGGTGATAAAATTACTGATgaatcatgttttaaatgtggggTTTGAATGTCTTATACAAAGGTTGTATTATAATGCAGGTGTGATTAATATGGAAAGAAAGCTGTGCTAAGTTCAAATGAGACTCCAGGGACAAGATTATCCATCTGCATGACCTAGTTTGGTAGCTGGAGAGTGTTTTACCAGGTAGGCAGGAAGTTTACCCAGAATTGGAAGATAAAaggtacatactgtatgaagcCCCTCAGTTTCATGTGTCCTGTGAGgttattaattttttacaaTTACGTTTTGAATGATTAGTTTCGAGAAGATTATTGCACTCGTGATTTGGTTGTTTTATCTGTGGAGCTTTTTAGAGTTTTGGACTGAGACTGCAAATATGTATTAGTTTCATAATTGATTAATCTGCCAATATTTGTTCTTATTGCTTGACTAATTGTTAGCTCCATAGAAGTCAGAGCTAGCAAACAAGGCCCATCACACGTTTCCAGAGCCAAAAACATGTCctggaacatgaaaaaaagcagcaactATTTACATTTGAGATCAATGTAGCTTTAAAAACCATACCTAAATCATtactcagtttttaaaattgttgcaCATGTATTATCTGTTGATCCGCTAATCAATTTATGTCGCAGTTGGTTTGGCTTTAGTTTGGACTTTTGTATTAACAGTGTGAAGTTCATTTCCCATGTGCACTTGCATGAAAAAGCTCAGGTGTGCTTCCTTTGATGACATTTAGAAACTCTATGATTTCCATTTGTAAAACATTGATAAAGGTGTTGTGGTtggtattgttttatttgacacactGTACCTTTGCAGAACCTTAGTTGCAAGTGACAAAGCTTCCTCATGCTTGGATTTACATCATTAATACAGAGGAATACACGGGTAGCCATGACTGCCAGTGATTGTTTTATGATTAGTGGACACAGTTCTTTATAGGGCttgttcatttgttgttgttgtttctttttccatctggATGACAAAGTTGCTGCCTCATTTCTCTTCATGTCAGGTGAGGTTTCAGGAAAAATTAAGTGGAGTATACAATATAATCTTTTTGGTTCACTGAAGCCTATGCCTGTCTGTGTTCAGAAACAGCAACTATATGCCATACTGTAAAGACAGGAGGGAATGCATGTTGGGTAATAAAGCATATTACATTCCTATGACAagaagcttttattgtgaatttgTAAAATTTTTGGCACCTGTGTACTCAATTCCACATTATACTATACTTACTATACTATACACACTATACTTagtattttactgtaacagAAAATTTAAAGTCTGTCAGTCAAATATCAATTCAACTGCAACTGTTTTGccttgaaaataattaaatttgatttataGTTTAATTATTTCCAGCTGTGACAAAGGCCGTCATTTCATTATGCGCTGGATTACAGGACAAATGTGTCTGTCAACGCCACAAATCAACAGCACATATTTGCATAATGATATCTTAAATATACTTAACATTTCCTGTGGGAGCACGCTACATACACAGTGCTTACTAAGAATTAGTAAGTGGAATGATGTTTGGGACTCCGTTGTCCTTCcaatgtggagaaaaaaaatgggcGTTTCATCAAGATTCTGAGAAAAGCTTTCACTGCCTGGAATCCGTAACATAAATTCGTCCGTTGTACCTTAAGAGAGAAAAGCTTATTCATCAGCAGAACTTTGTGCACAGGGAGCAGGCCCTGAAACAACTGCTGAGTAAGCAGACTTTGATTGAAGAAATGTTTATCACCTTACTGAATTTCTGACTGATTAGTTGAACTGACAGAACCTACTATACTGTGATTGATGTTGTCCTTCCAAGTGAATGTAGCTATGGATGTGAGGTTAGGGACACTGAAATCTGAAGCATTTTGTGAATGACATCGGGTTTGTGTCAATAATGTTTAACCATGGCAGCAGTGTTGTTGTATGGGTTATCCGTTGGTGGACCACTTTAGTCCAAATGAAAATATCACATCAACTACTGGTTGTAACATCATGATTTGCCTATTCATATCCTTTGGATGAAATGTATTGGATTGCTGTTAAATTTGCCATTTCGTTCAGAATGAATCATAAAAATTTTACTTATTCTCCTGCATCATCAATTTAAAGGTTTCACCTTTGTAGTGCAATACAAAACATCTTGATTGGAATGTtttgaagaaaaatgaatgGCTCCTAATGTATACTAATGGCTTTTCCTCTAGCGCCACCATCAGGTCACAAAATGTGTCTTGTACTTTGGTTGATGACTAAATACTTGGAAAACCAACGGCCCACCTATCAGCTTCAGCTTTAGATTATTTTTAGTGCCAATTAGTAAACGTCAGCATGCTAATACATCAAACTGAGACTGTAAACGTAACAGTGCCAAAGAGCAGCATGTTGGGCTGATGTCTCTATGAATGCGGTGTCTGAATACAGCCTCACAGCGCTGCTGGCATGGGTAAGCATTCAAAACTCTAAATACAGACTAGTTGACAGAACCTTTACTGAGTGAACACATCAGTAGTCCTAGTCTAAAAAGGTACCTTGAGTTGTAGCCCAGTTCATCACCTTGGTACTTTACAGAGGCATTTGGTCGACACAGCAGTGGATTACAACAGGAGAAGTTAACAGTATCTGCACAGACTGTCCCTAACTGACCCCACAGCTGAGATAACTGCAGAGCACTGAATACCTGCCCATGGCTCCGGCTTAAAGAGCAGATAGCAGTCATGGAAATCAAtcttgtaactttttatgcggttaaatcGACACATTGCAGCGTTTCAAGTACTGTAACCTCAAAGCACTTTGCTGCAGTGATGGGTGCCTGGTCGACTAGAGAGGTTGCCCAAATGTGCAACTTCTGGTCAGTTTAAAACCGTGTTAATCGAAGacttaaatagtaaatgtttatttcaacatGACAGACCACGAAGGAAGTGTGTCCAtgtttaaaaacaatgcagggaggttttaaaatacacaaagcttTACTGTGAAGGCCTAGTAACACAGTATAaacaaggttttattttatgattttgtttcaTATAGGATTTTCTCTTAAATAACACTGTTGATATAAAACCTAAATTGAGGGACTGACACATGTAATTGAGCATTTATAATTCAGTACAGTTCTATTATATTGTAAACTGCAGATATATTTGATTTTGCATAAGAAAGATAGAGACTTTACAATAACAACGCAATCTGTCTGGCAACTGCAGGCTGATTCTTCCAAATGCATGAAGTCATCAGCAAACATCAATGACTCAGTTGttatgtctgtgttttcctAGATATGTTATTTAAATCTTTATATTCATTTGCTTGGTTTGTCTGTGTAAAAAAGAGAGACATGTTTTGACAgcacatttccaaaaacatattatatatatatatatatatatatatatatatatatatatatatatatatatgtacacacacacacatattaatgTAAGTGTTTCAGCACACAAACGGCTGAAAAAAATCCACTCGTGCACATTCCTCGGGGGCTGACGAGGTGTTAGTGCGTCTGGGGAAATAGGGACAGCTGCAAATGCAGACACGACTGTGGGAGATTGTTTGTCCATGTCTAGCTGCTCTGTATGGTCTCTCCTGTCCCCTTAATGAGGCGTTTGTGTCCCCTTTTTCCTGCTGGACCACGGGGCTTAGCAAAGGCCTGTTTGTGGGCATGCTGCTTGGGATGGACCTCTTCGTAAAGAAATTCCTCTGTAAGTTCATCTCCGTTGTCAATCTCCAACTGCACATAGAtccaaaaacatgaaacaaccATGCAGGTGTTAAAAATGTAGTACATTGAATTTAGCCTTTGCCCTGAAATCCGTTGAACATAAATAACTTTGACATTTATTGGGCAGTTTGTGGATATTTATTTCTTGATTGTATACaaccagaaacaaaaaatactttattttctgttgtttagcttgttaaatgttattttttgtaaattaaattactgtCTTAATGCCATATCAAACAGTCTCCACATGCTTGAGAAAAAGTGGTCTGGTGGAGAAAAAGTGATTATTCACTATTTAGTTCAGTACATCTAAAAGTAGCCaaaattatatacatatactcACCACACGTAAGGTTTTAGTTGTAATTTCCCTAAATTCCCCCAAAAGGGCATGATGTTGGACTCTTTAGTCATTTATCTCATTTTCTAACTCACTCCATCTGTTACCTTTTTAGCAACTTCCAAATGATAATCTTTTTCCACTTCTTCCAGTAATCGACTCTTGCAGCTGGAATAAAGCATTCGTTCCTTGATGCTACAGCTGTACCCTGGCATGGAGTATATgaacactgcagagagagaaggagaaaaaggtTTCTACgaaatataagaaaataattaatgtgGAGGCAAAGGGGTCTAAGATACATGTAGGCATAATGATTTTAGGTGTTATAAGGGGAAAACATCTTTTTTATGGATTTATATTATGAAATACTGAATACTTTCACCTCATCTGACCTAAACAAACTCTTCAAATGGAACAATGAGTGAAGAAAAATCAATATTTGCTCAAACTGCTCACACCTCCTGTTCACAATGAGGCTTTTTCTGTCACACAACTCACAAGTAAATATTGCTTCATAGCAAACGGCTCAACAGCCAAAATAGTTGAGAAACACTGACATAGATGACAAGATGCAACAAAACTTTCTGTCAGTAATTCTCACCTACAGCCCAGGTGCACAGACCTACACCtccatgtgcatgtttgttcaCCTTGTtcacatgtttgaaaaaaaaaagggggaggcTCATCCAGGCACAGGGATTAGTGACATACCAAAAGATTCCAGGTAATCTCCTTCGTGGGAGTGtttgtaaaggaagaagtggtATCTAGGAGTGTCTTTAGGAACCCTGCGGGGTAAATCTGGAGTTTCTGTCGGGTTGGAGTGGACTAGCTCGATTATCTCCTTCTCCACATCCAGCCTCTGTAGcacaataataatacacagtATACAGACCACATTTTTCCAAAAGTAACATACCAGAACACGGTACTGTTCCATTAAAGCTTAGAGTCATGGCAGGAAATACTGTCTCTCTCAGTTTTCGTGGAACGTAACTCTCATATCATCTCAATACAACACGCTCACCAGTTGTACGTAGTTGATGCGTTTCTGAGCCAGTTGCTGAAGAGCTCTTTTGGCTGTTTCCTTCAGCGGGAATGCGAGGCCCTGAAGTGTCTGGTGTTTACTTTCCACACTGATCTCTGTCTTCACCTGCAGGGGGCAGCAAGGAAACACATTTCTGGACAGTTTGTAAAGCTCTACAGGAAGATTCTCACAGTGTTAAATATGGGGGTATTGCTGCATATTTATTATTCTGTAATACATATAGAATTCTGTATGTGTTCTGTCATTGTCTCACTAAATATATTCAATTGATAACGTGTTTTTCGGAATCTTTTCCCATTCACATATCATAAATAATGTGACATCATAGCTGTTTAACTCAACCCTAAAAAATGTACCAtaacattaattacattttatttggggATAGAGGATCCTTGGCTGCCATACAAAACTATGTGCCATGATGTCATCATTGCTGAGGGCATGTTGACCTCTCACCTCACTGATTTTGATCCTCTGGAGCTCCTGCTCAGCTAATGTGAGCGGAGCAGGCCCGGAGCAGGAGGACACATGACACTGGTAGCCCAGTAAACAGATGTCCTCCTAGTGTTGCAAGCAAAACAAGAGGCCCTTAAACATATGCCAGAAAAACCAAGGCGGACAATCTGTTGTAGTTAAGTATGCTGAGTTTTCACAGTTCTGACCTCAGTTGTGCCGAACATCTCGTACTTCACATGGCCACCTCCAAACTCTTTCTTCACTGTGGCACGAGTTGCAGCATACAACATCTTTTGTTTTACCTGAAACCATCAAAAGGAAAAGAACCCAGTTAACTCAGACTGGGCTGAGACTGCAGACAGAAAGCCAATGTTACAAAGTGGACGTGTGGAGTTTGAGAGGTTTTAAAAGGAAGAGGTAAGGTGTCATGAATGATGCTATTATACTTTAGAAAATGCAGGACCCAGCATTTTTGCAGCATGACTGATGTTAGGCCTGAAACAAGCTTCTCAAGTTAGGTTTCTTTCTGTGTGACAATGGCTGTggcctttgacctctgacctctctaCATCATTTTCATTCTAAATATCTATATTATTAAATGTGGTGGTTCTGGTAGGTTTAAAATAAGGTTCCTCTACTCAACAATACTGATCCACCTTTAGACAGCTATACTTCCAAATGGACATTTAAATTAATAGATTATGTGGAATtgccaattaaataaatatacaaaattcTCTGCAATTCACCTTACGATTATGTGAAATAGTATTATTCCTTCTTGCACTTGGAAGCTCAGTTTGCAATCAGAAA
This genomic interval from Channa argus isolate prfri chromosome 5, Channa argus male v1.0, whole genome shotgun sequence contains the following:
- the twf2 gene encoding twinfilin-2, which translates into the protein MFLSLVVTPELRDILARARGGAVRLIKVRIEDEQLVVGAYREPERSWDQDYDPFLLPLLEDQEPCYVLYRLDSQNAQGYEWIFISWSPDQSPVKQKMLYAATRATVKKEFGGGHVKYEMFGTTEEDICLLGYQCHVSSCSGPAPLTLAEQELQRIKISEVKTEISVESKHQTLQGLAFPLKETAKRALQQLAQKRINYVQLRLDVEKEIIELVHSNPTETPDLPRRVPKDTPRYHFFLYKHSHEGDYLESFVFIYSMPGYSCSIKERMLYSSCKSRLLEEVEKDYHLEVAKKLEIDNGDELTEEFLYEEVHPKQHAHKQAFAKPRGPAGKRGHKRLIKGTGETIQSS